In Lysinibacillus sp. 2017, the DNA window TCGTAAAATTTGGAGCTCTGTTTTTTCTTTTTCAGGCATTAAGTTGAATACTAAAATATTTAATGGACGAATTTGTTGTGTTTTTGCTCGGTCCTCTTCCATCACGAAAATCTTTTCTTTTTTCAATAATTCACCAGCTGGCAATTGTTTCGGAATATTAATTGGCATAGCACGGTTCCCCCTATAATCGTCTTAACCACAAAAAACCTCCCATTCCAGCAAAAGAATGAGAGGTTAACGCTCGCTCTTATCTTTCAAGGAATCTGAGTCCTTGCTGGAATTAGCACCTTTCTAATTGGATTAGAGGTTGCTGAAGCTTCACAGGGCCCGTCCCTCTGCTTCTCGTGATAAGTCATATTTAATTGTTATTAATAGTAACATGTCACAGGTAATTTTGCAATAATTCTTAATAAACAAACTTTTATAGAATAGCGTGTAACCATGCCTTTTCTTATGAGAGCTTACTTGAAACGAATACGTACTTGTCCACTAAAAATAATTGTTTATGCTAGCCATTTTTCTTTTTCATTCGCAAATAGTAAAGCTTCAATCGTTTCATCCCATGCACCAGTTAATGTGTTAAACACACGGGCAATAAAACGTTCATCCTTTTTATCATATAAGACAAAGCAAAGTACAGGAATATCATTGATTTGTATCGATTCTGTAGACGTTACATTCGTAATAAATGTAGGTATTTCATCTTCAGCTACTTCTTGTTTTGAAAGATCTTGCTGCAAATAATCGACAAGCATTGCTTCTTCAATGGCATCAATTTCTTCAGATTCAATATAAGGAAATACTTCAGGAAACTCCTCTAAATCCATAAAAGCTTCTAAATCCCCATCTAAAATCGATTGATGGATCGGGCTATATTGGATATAACTTGACGTTAATTCAAGCTCTTCTTCAAAAATCCCCGATTGTAGCTGAGCTTGTCCTTTAGCAGTTAAAGCATAATAATCATCTTTTGCAATCATCCCGAGTCGTAGCATTTTGCTCGTTAAATCGTGGATAAATAACGGTTCTACAAGTAAAATGTCCGCCAATAACTCAGCATTTTTTAGCTTAGCCTTTTGAAAGGATAGCAACATCATTTTCATTAAGATGTCCATCGCATTACGCATCACTGGATGATAGCTTACTTCTAACGTATGGATTGGAATGGCATAATGCATTTGCTGCTTAACTTCTATATTAGGATTTTGCTGTAGTTCTTTTACTAATTTTTGTTCAAGGCTTTGTAAATCCATGATGTGCTCCCTTCATTAAGTTGTAAAATAACCGTTTTGTTCTTTAACTGTATTTAATACATGCGCATACATTGCTTTCGTTTGAGCTTGTTTTGGTCGTTTTGTAAACATGTCAGTACTACCTATCATGATTAATAATTCACGCGCACGTGATAATGCTACGTTTAAACGGCGATAATCTTTCGCAAAACCAATTTCACCGCGCTCATTATCATGATTACGCACCATGCTGACGATAATAACGTCCATCTCCATCCCTTGGAACTTATCGACTGAACCTGTACGAATATGCAAATGTGGCACTGAAATTTCTTGTTCTATCAATCGGTTAATACGCTTAACCTGCTCTGCATAAAACGAGATTACCCCAACGGATTTTAAAGCATCTTGTGGGATAAGTCCTTGCTCTTTGGCGCGGAGGGTAGCTTCATTTAATTCGATAAGTTGTGATTTAATTTGTTCCAGCTCTGCTGTATTAAATAAACTTGAGCCTTCCTTCATGCGTTCTTCAAAGAAAGGCTTTTTGTTCGGAATATCAAGCCATAGTAGATGATGCTTACGCGAAATTTTAGATGTTTCTAGATAGTGATCTCGTACGGCATCTGAATCCTCTAGACCACATTGTAAGCCTTCTGTTTCATTTTCGTAAAACGGTGTGATAGTTGACATAATATTTTTATGCATGCGATATTGCAAGGCAAGCATTGTTTTGTTTTGTTTCGGTAAGTTTTTATAGAGACGTTCAAACAGTGATTCTTCGAGTAACTTTTCAAGCTCACGTTTTTGTTCGAACGTTGTGCTTTCTTTTACGACTTGCTCAAGTGTTTCCTCAAATGTCGCATCACCAACAAGTGGTGGTAATTGATGATGATCCCCTACTAAAATAATTTTCGCACCTTTTAACATCGGTAGTAAAAGTTCTGGCGGTGTAGCCTTTGAAACTTCATCAATAATCACAACATCAAAGGTTGGATAGTTGTCCATAAACGCTTTATTCGCAGATGCTACGCAGGTTGTACCAATGACATTTGCATGCTTTACATATAGCTTGCGGATTTCCTCTAAATCGTGTGCGTTCGCTTGTTCCAGTAACCCGTGCCACTCATTTTGCAATTCTTGCGTTACGGGTAGCAATTCGATTTTTACTTGTAGTTCAGTAATTTGTGTATTTAGCTGTGTGATGTTTTTATTCACTTCAATAATCGCTTGCTCTGGATTCATTTTCGTTAATTGTTCCAGTTCTTCACGGCGTTTTTCCAGCTGAATCCCTTGCACGTTAATTTCTTTTATTAATTGGGTTAGCGGTTCAATTGCTTCTTTCCCAAGGGCTAGTTGTTCAGTTAATACCGTAAGCTCTTCAGATTTTTGCATATGCTGCTGTTCGATTTTCACTCGATTTTCAAGCTGTGTCTCAACTTTCACTTGCTCTAATTCATTCGTTGCTAAGCCGTCCTGAAGCTCTTCTACTGACTGTGTGATGTCAATTGAAGGATTCATACTCGTTTTAAGCACATTCAACTGATTTTCATAGGTTTGCTTTTCTTGATGAAGCTTCGTTAAAACTTCTGCCTTTTCACTATTTTGCTCTTTGAACTGAATACTAATTTCTTCTTTTAGCTTTTCAAAAATTAATACCGTTTCGCGAATTGCATCCATATATTTTTCGTTTAAATGATCCATATATTGCATGCGATAATGAATGCCCTGAATAGAACGAGTACCATTTGCTGGTGTCACTTTACGATCCCGGAATGCCATGCTTAACTTTGTTAAAAATTCCTGAACTTCCTCCATTGAATAGCTATGATTCATCGGTAATTGAACGGGATCTATATGAATTCCAAGTGCCGTTTCACTATAATTTAGTGCTTTTTGTAAACGTTCGCGCACATCCTTTATTGGCTTATACTGTTCCATTTGCGGTTGAATACGTTCAAGTGCCGTTAATAGTCGGTCCATTGCATAGTTGCGGCGAATCCCGTATTGAGTCATAAACTCTTCTATTTCGTAAACTTTTTTTAATGATGCAATTTTATCGATTAATTGCTCATATTGCGTTGTTTCTTGCGCACGAAGTATTTTTTGCTCCACTGCCTGCATACGTGCTTCAAATTGCTTATATTGTGCGATGTACTTGCTTTCTTGAATATGAAGTTCATATGTTTCCTGTGCTTGCAGTAATTGCAATTTCTTTTCTTTTAACTCTTCAGCCGTTTCCCCAGCTGCTAATTGCGCGGCAAAATTTTCAACACTACTGGCGACCATTTCGTATGTGTTCGTTAATTTTTCAAGAGTTTGTTCATTTTCTTCTAATGATTTTTTATTTGTAGATAGCTCTTTTTTCAAAGTAGAAATTTTATCTGCCAACACATGAAGCTCGGCTTTTGCTGCTTCTTTTTGCTCAATTTGTTTTTTTAGCTGTTTTTGTTTTTCTTCTAATCTTTGAATTTCCATTTGAGCAGCAGTAATTTGCTCATTTAGTAAGGCTTCTTTTTTTGAATGAAGGGAAATTTCATGTCCAATAGCTTCAAATGTTTGCTTTTGCCAATAGGTTGCTACATTCTCCTCAATGAACTTTTTGCCTTCCTCTTCAATACTTTCTGTACGGCCATAGCGTAAAATTCGAATATCCTTATTTGAAAGTAAGCGGCTTAACGCATTATCGACCGCTAAGTTGGATTGTGATGCGACAAGCGTTTTTAAACCTGCTTTGGCATTTTGATAGCAAATTTCCGAAATAACTGTCGTTTTCCCAGTTCCAGGGGGACCTTGAATAACGTATAAATCTTCTGCACTCATCGCACCTTCTACAGCCTGCTGCTGATAAGGGTTTAACTGGTTATGAAAATCGATTGTATTCGTTTTTTTTCGTTCCGCAATGACTGGCTTATCTTCAAATAAGATGTTTTCCAAATTGGCGTTCGCTGCCAAACCTTCTTTTAAGCGCTCAAAGCCCTTTAATAAACGTTTTAATTGTGATTTCGTTGCTGCATTTGAGAATTCCACGTCTTCAGATTGGAAGTTTAGTTCATTTCTACGTGCTAAGTTACTGTAAAATGGCTTTAATTGAATTTCTACTGTATTTTCACCACGGCGTGCCTTGACCACGTCTCCAATTTCTTGTACATATCCACGAAGGCGCGCACTTAAGCCTTCCAACTGCTTCCACTGTTTGTTTTCTACATTTGAAATGCGCATCGTCATATGAGAAAAATCAGCATCATATGTAACGGATGTAAATCGAGCAGTGATATCGTCTATATCCGCATTTTTATTCAGTACTTTTAAATAGCCTTCCCAGCTCGAAATTCGTTTATTAACATAATCAAATCGTTCCTGGGCAATCGGTAATTGATCAATGGCTTCAAGAAATTTTTCTTGATAGGTATGCCCACTAATACGAGAAGGTACAAAATGAATTTTCATCGCAGCCCGTCGATTCGTCATGACAGGCGTACCTTTACCGCGCGAACGGAAGCTTTTTGCGACAAGCCCGTTTTTAACATCAAACACGCAATCCATAATGACAACGCGTTCATCAAATTTCGATTTTAATTTAGTATTTTTGTCATTATCAAAATAAAGCGTTAAATGCGTCTGTTCATCTTCAACAGAAACCTTTTCAATCGCAGTAATAAAATATTGCTGTAAATTAAAAAAGGCGTGTTCATCGGGAACATGCTCCTTCATCGCTTCACGCGCAGTATTTGTAAGTAAAATATGACAACGCATTTGCTCGAGCGCCACTGTATTCTGTGCCATGAACACACCTCCCTTTTCTATATAGTCATAAATTTTATTATACCAATTTTCAACTAGTCACGAAAGTTAAAAGCGAACTTTCATTCGTTAAAATTAAGTATTTGATATCATTTGATTACAAAAGGAAAAACACGCAAAGCAATTTTAATTACTTTGCGTGTTCATTTATGCTTTTATTCGTGCAACTTCTGTATATTTTGCATCCCAAATTGGATCAATTCTTTTTAAGGCTGTCGGACGGAAGTTTTCTTTTTTCACTAAAATATGCTGAGACGTTGCTGTTGCCGCAACTGTGCCATCTTCATGTAAAATTTCGTAGCCATATGTTGTACGTACTTTTGAATGTTCTTCAATCCATGTACGTACCGTAGCAATCTGACCGTAACGCATCGCAGCCTTATACTGTATCGAAAAATCTATAACAGGAGACATAAAGCCATCACCCTCTAATTTTGCATAATCAAACCCAAGATCCTTTACAAGTTTTGTTCGACCAAGCTCGGCCCAAATTAAATAATTTGCATGGTAGACAACACCCATTTGATCGGTTTCGGCATAACGGATTTCTACTGTAGTTTCTGAAACAAACATTTTCTTCACCTCTCGTAATATTATAGCGACAAAATGTTGTGCATGTAATAGTTAACTACGAATCTCCATAAATTTGAATCGATTTCCAAAGAAAACTACCATAAATTTCTCTAGTAACGCCATAATCTAACAAATGAAACATTTGTAATGAAGATGTAAATTAACGCTATGACGCCCATAGTGCCAACGGATTTCACAACCTTAAAACGATGCTGGTAACAATTTCCTCCAAGAACACCCAAATTTCTATGCTAGAGTCATAGGAGTCAAAACTTTAGGGGGAAACAACATGAAGAAACAATTTTTAAAAACCGCTATCGCTCTATCGATTGGCTTTAGTTCTTTTACAGCATTGCCAGCGATCATACAACCAATGGAAGTTTCAGCAGCTACCTCACAAGCGAATCAACAAGCCGTTACTAAAAAAGCGGATCAATTAATTACATCAGCCAAAAGCTTAATTGGGAAGGCAACCTATAGTAATTCAGTATACAAGCCAACAGCACCTTATAAATTTTCTTGTGCATCGTTCTTAATGTATATTTTCGAGAAAAATGGTGTTGATTTAGCCACTTACAACGAAGACTATATGATGCAGCAAGGATCATATGTGCCACGTAGCCAACTTCAAAAAGGCGATTTAGTATTTTTCAAGAGTAAAAAAACAGGGACAGACCCTGACCATGTAGGGATGTATATCGGCAATAATAAAATTATTCATATGGCCGATTCCAAGCAAAACATCGTCATTTCAGATTTAAATAGCAAGCCTTACTATACAGAAAACTATGTAACGGCAAGACGTGTTTTACCAACATTAATGTCTGCAAGTACTCCTACAAAAGGGGATGCCATTGTCGAACGAGCTTATGCCAATAAAAGTAAGGTAAAAATGGGTTCAGTTAATAGTGATGCTTCACTTAAATTTACAAGTGGTGGATTTGTTGAATATATGTATCGCAAAAGCGGAGTTACATTAGGAACAAAAACGATTGCTGGGCAAATGAAACTTGGCTCTACAGTATCAAAAGCAAACTTAAAAAAGGGAGATTTAGTATTTTTTAATAGTGTAAAAGGATCTAAAACCCCTTCGATGGTTGCAATTTATGCTGGTGATCACCGATTAATCATTCCAAATTCAGATGGCGTCATTACGCGTGTGATGATGGTCGATTATTATAAAGAACATTATATTACAGCAAAACGCGTTTTTTAATTTAAACATCAAGTTATGTATGCGTTAATACGTAATAAAAAGAAGAATCCGAATGTACATCATCGGGTTCTTCTTTTGTTTGTATTTTGCTGCAATTGTTCAGCAAATTCTATCATCTCTCTACTCGACATTGGACCTTTAATGAGTAGTAGTGTATCACTATCTAGCTGAGGTTTTAACAAGTCCAGTACACCTTCGATCTTTTGAAACGAATGTACTTTTGCCTTTGTTCCGTCAGCAAGGGCCTGCTTTGCAATTTCCTGTGCCTTACTTCCAATGGTCACAAGCGTATGAATCGACTGTTTGGCGACAAGGGTCCCCACTTCACGATGATATTTCCGTTCAAATCGTCCGAGCCGGTTAATATCGCCAAGTACAACGATAACTTTCTTATTCTTGCCAAGCTCGTTCAACACTTTTAAAGCAGCCTCAATGGATGTTGGGTTATTTGTCCACGTATCATCGATAATCGTACTGCCACCAATTCCTTTAGAAAATTGCAAATGTCGCGCCATTTGTTCAAATGTTCGAAGGCGCAGAATCGCTTTTTGTACGGATAGATTCATTGCCCTAATTACCGCCAGTACCGCGAGCACATTATACACTTGATGTTCTCCAAAACTAGGAATAGAAGCTTGATATTTTTTATTATCCACATGCACATTAAACTTCATACCGCGCGGAGTAAATGTGATTTCTGTAGCATGTAAATCTGCCTTTTTGTGAATTCCAAACGTGACAATAGTTCCTTTAAAGGCTTTAAGCTGTATACGCTTTGTATTTTCATCGTCTGCATTAATTATTAAAGTACCGTCTGGTTTGAGTCCATCGACGATTTCTGCTTTCGCCTTTATATAACCCTCTAAATCATTACAGCCATCTAAATGATGCACACCAATGTTTGTAATTACCCCAATCGTCGGCTGGTAGATCATACATTGATGTTTAATATTACCTGTATTTCCGAGCCCAAGTTCGAAAACGGCAGCTTTTGTCTGTTGATTAATTCCCATCAAATAAGGCAACGATTGGCGCGGCTCATTTTTACTGCTAACAGAAGTTTGTACAGCCATTTCCTTGCTTAATATATATTTAAGCATTTCTTTCGTTGTTGTTTTGCCACAAGTTCCGGTTATCGCAACTACCGGTAATTCAAAGAGATTACGATAATACGCAACGAATTGCCAGTAAGCTTGCAAAGCACTTCGAACCTTAATAACCGTTATTTCAGGAAATGGGGGCTTCAATTCTAATTCTGTTTTATCCGATATAATGACAATTGGCGCCTTTTTTTGCAGCTCATTCCAATCAATTGTGTCACTCCTACGTACAAATAGTAATGTATTGGGAGCAGTTAATTCATGTCGGTTGTAGTCAATTACCTGCTTTACAGCCCAATCTTCAGATCCATGCAGTAGCACCCCTCTCAATACTTGTCGAATCGTCGCCACTTTTATTGGTTGAATGGTCAACTCCCCCTTTTTCATAGCTTATGAAAAAGCATTGTTATCTACTAGGTTGTTTGACTACACTTCTGTTATTCAAGATTGCTTTGTACATCGTTTTGTCTTCTAACTGATGAAACATAGAAATATCCGAACGATAATTTCCTTCAATAATCGATAATTCTCCATTGTTTGTGATACCTACATCAAATCCAATTTCCGTACGTGCATGATCTAAATCAAGTTTGAGCGCAGCAGTAGTACAAAGTTGGTTTAGCAGTTCATTTAGCCTTATATGATAGATAGGAGAAATCGTTGACTGATTTATCGCCAACTCTAGCGGAATAATTTCTTGCGCGGCATTTGTAATAAAATATCCTTCCCCTGCTAATTTCACAACCTTCCCGGCAACTTGCCAAATCCCTTCTACTTTTTGCATCAGTACACGTACATCTAAAACACAATCATCAATTGTCGCTAAAGGGATACCCTGTTGAATTACATAACAGTCGTCAAATGTCAGGATTTTTTGAAGAAGAAGATATACCTCAGCAAGGCTTTCTTTGAACCATTTCGTTCTTCCAATTTGAACTTCATAATTGTTGCCTACACTTTTCGCAATTTTGATAATGCCTTTCCCCTGTTGTCCATTACAAGGTTTTAAAAAGATGGTTTCATTCACGAGCATAAAGTGTCGAAAAGTTGCAAGTGTGAGTATATCTGTTAAGGGCATATAGTTACCAATAGATTGATATTGATTCCATTTACTAACAGAAAAATGCAAGTAGGAATCATGAATAAGGATATCGCCTTGCTGATTAAAGCTCATCTCAAGGACAATCGTTTCACAATTAGGATATTCGACGTATAATGTTTCAGCCGTAAGCTGTGCGATTTTTTGGATTTTAGGGTAATGGTATAAATAGAGCATTCCTTCATTTCTATTTTTCGTTATTTTCGTTGACGATGTAATTTCCCAACGCTCTCCCTTTTTTTGAAGCGTAACAAGACGGTGGAATGTTTTATTCGAAAAACTTTCATTCGTATCCATCGGTTGAATAACATAATTTTGGTTTTCTATATTTTGCTGAATGATTTCATAAATGCCTTCTTCATTTGATACAATGTGTTGGGTGCCGTTAATCCATAGTGTAAACACACCATTTTTTTTATATATTTTAATAAGTTGCATACCTACTACTGGCTTTAAAACGAGTGAATCATATGTTGCCAGCATGGAAAGCAACGAACTTTGTGTCAACCGAATCGTTGGAACAATAGTTGAAATAAGTCGTGGTTCCCGACTCAATATTTTGTATTGATTTAATCTTCCTCTAATTGCAGACATGTATCCCTCGCCCCCTTTATAGAAAGCCCTTAGCCACAACGGAGCCAAGGACTTCATCTTACATGGGCTAAACCTTTTGACATCCTAATGCGACAATCGAACCTTGTGCAACTGAAACTGCCTCCAATTGTTCAAAGAAGCCTTTAATCACAAAGCTTTGTACAATATCATCTTCAGCGGATGCACCTTGATCTATAAAGACCGCAACAAAAGGATACTGTGTCGTGCCAACCTTTCCAGTTCCTTTAACTGTCACGACGCAATTTTCTCCATTACGGCGACAGGTTATATTATTAATCTTATTTGCTGTGAATAAAAAATTGTACCGATTAGGCGTATCATCATCTTCAAAGCGTAAGGATAAAGAAGAACTCGCAAGTTTAGTCACACAAACATCTGCTTTATAGGTTAAATTTCCTCGTATGCGGCTCTTACACCAGTTTAAACGTACTTTTTTTCTTCTAGCAAAAGCATTTACCTGTACACCACATGGACACATAGTTCCCATCTCTCTCACCACCTCCTTTTGTAGATTAGTACACTGTATTCTCTCTACAACGGAAGTGATTGTGTATTTGCATTCATATAATGGCGTTTAGAGGGGAATTACGTTTTTATTTTTAATCTTTTCGCTAATTCAAACATCGTTTTGCTGTACATATCCCCCTTAACTAAAATAATTGTCTTGTCATCTGCTCGTTTTTTTATTAAATCATATACTAAAATACTACTATTAAAGCTATGAACTTCTCCCTTAAATCCAATTTTCTTTACATGATCTGCAATAATTTTTGCATGCATGCCAATTGTGATAAGAATATCCACATCATTTTGATAAATAATTTCCGCTGCCTGCTGATGAATATACGTTCCCCAAGAGCCAACATCGGTAATGGTACCAATAACCGCAATTGTTTTTTTATCGTTCGCTAGTTCATTTAAAACACTCATAGCGGCAGCGAGTGACGTCGTTGTAATACTCCATGTATCATCCAACAAAAGTGCCCCATTGACGCTATTAAATAGTTGAAGCTGTTTATTTAATGGTCGAAACGTGCGGAGCTGTGTAAGCGCTTGTGGAATTGTTAAACCACTCTCTACTACCGCCGCGATAGCAGCAAGCGCATTATAAACTTGATGGGCGCCGAACACTGGGATTTGAGCCTCATATTGCTTTCCTTTGTGGTGCAGTGTAAATTGCATCCCATTTATAGCATATTCCACATTACTTGCACTAAAATCATATGATGGATTAAATCCAACTGTAATCAACTTTCCAGGAAACCTTTGAAAATCCATTTTTTTTGTATTGGCATCATCTGCATTTATAATGAGCGATCCCTCACTACCAATGATGTCTAACATTTCACCTTTTGCGTTAATATAGCCTTCGAGTGTCTTGCAATGATTTAAATGATGGGCTCCAATATTTGTTATGATGCCAATGGTCGGTTTAAAATAGTTCCCCGCCCTCGTTAAATCGCCTGGCGCACCAACTGCTGTTTCAAATATTGCTACCTCTGTATCATTTTCTATACTTAATAAATAAGGGAGAAATGCTGTTCTAGAATTTGTACTTAACTGGGTTGCCGTAATTTTTTTATAATGCGATAAAATATGTTTAATCATTTCTTTCGTCGTCGTCTTTCCAGCTGTTCCTGTTACTGCAATGACTGGTAACTGAAATTGACTTCTGTAATGATGAATAAACTTCCACATTGCTTCCCTAGAATTAGTAACTTGAATCACTGTAACCTGCTTGGGGATTTCATGTACGGAATAGGACCACTCTGTTACTAAAACGATTGGAAAAAAACGTTCAATTTCCGTCCAGTTTACAATATGCTGTTCAATAAATAAAACGGTATTCTTCTGCTTGATTTGCTTTAACCGATATGCCCCGTAATGGATATCCACTGTCTGCCCATGAGCAATCTGCCCAGAAACAATGGTCGACAGTCTACTTGTTGATAAAGGGTCCATGTTTCATTTCACCTCCTTCTCCTTAATTTATGTGTAAAAAAAAAGAATAACTAGATATTTGTATTACACGTGATGACTAACCAGACAAAATCTATTTTTTGCCATACATTTAATAGGAGGTACATCCATTTACAAAATGATGGAGGAGAATAACTTGAAAACAATCCTGTTTATCGGCACAAATAAATCTGGGTCTAGTAGAGAAGCAACAAGAGCGGCTGAAAAATTGGGCTACTTCACAGTACTCTTTACAAAAAATGAAAAACAAATTGAACAACGCATACAGTACCCTGATATTCATAAAATGATTTTAGTGGATACGAACGATTTGGAGCAGATGCGCAAAGAAATAACTAAGCTACAGTTGTTCGGTCTTGAACTTGTGACGATTATTAGTTTAGTCGATCCGAACGTACACATCGCTTCCAAACTTTGTGACGAATTTTGCCACAATCGTAGTTCTTCAAAAGCAATTGAAATTATGGAGGATAAAGAACAAACGCGCTATTTCCTTAAAAACGAACCCTATTCCCCAAAGTTTCAAATCATACAGCCTACAGAAAAACCTTCAAAATATCTTAAATTTCCTATGATGGTCAAATCACCAAAATCAACAGGCTCCAAAGATGTATTATTGGCTCAAAATAAAGACCAACTATCCAAACATATCGCTACACTTCAAAATAAATATCCTGAAGAGCCCATCATTACAGAAGAATTTATCGTCGGGCCACAGTATTTGGTGGAAGTCGTCGTGATGAATGGGCAACCACATCTTATAGCCGTTATTAAGCAAGATATTACGAAGGGGAAACGATTTATCATTACCGGTTATCGCGTTCTCGCTATCGTCCCCGAGAAGTTAAAAACCAGTTTAGAAGCACTCTGTCAGTCGATTGTCCACGCATTCGAGTTAGAAACGGGCGCCTTTCATTTAGAGCTCCGTCTTACAAAAAAGGGCTGGAAGTTAATCGAAATTAATCCACGCATCTCTGGCGGTGCGATGAATAAAATGATTGAAGCCGCATTTGGTATAAATCTAGTCGAACAAACCTTGAAGCTATTACTAGGGGAAACAGCTAATTTTACCCCTACTTTTCAGAACTTTGTTTATACGAAATACTTAATTGTCCGACGAAAAGGAAAATTAGAACGGGTTACAGGTAAATTTCGCGCCCTCAATTCACCAGGGATTTATGATGTCTATATAAAACCGAAAAAAGGAACGATTCTAATTCCACCATTATCTATGGGACACCGTTATGCTTATATTATTTCGCAAGCAAAATCAATTAGCGAAGCCGTACGGAAAGCAAATAATGCAGCTAGGGAAATTAAATTTCATATGCGGAAGATTTAAAAAGAAGCACCCGTCAACTAGATTTTCTAGTAACGAGGTGCTTCATTATCTAAACTGTTAAACTTTAAATCGTTCATCTAAATATTTTATGGTTTCAAACATATTCGTTTTACTCGCACCTTTTACTAAAATGGTGTCACCGCTTTTTACGAGTTTATCAAGTAGTTCATGTAAGTAATCTTTATTGATAAAATGGTGTATGTGAGTGGCTGGAAACCCCTTATTTTTTGCCGCTTGCCCAATTTCTTCGGTACGGAATCCATACGTAATGAGCACATCGATTTTTTTGTCTGCAATATATTCTCCGAGCTTACGGTACTCTTCTTCACGTAAATCTCCAAGCTCACGCATTTGTCCGATAATCGCTATTTTACGTTTTTTGCTAATTGCTGCCAATACATCAATTGCTGCCCTTGCACCTTGAGGATGCGAGTGGACCGTATCGTCAATTAACGTAATATTATTTCGACAGTGATAAAGTGTCAGCCTGCGCGGAGGTTTT includes these proteins:
- a CDS encoding nucleoside-diphosphate sugar epimerase, which encodes MDLQSLEQKLVKELQQNPNIEVKQQMHYAIPIHTLEVSYHPVMRNAMDILMKMMLLSFQKAKLKNAELLADILLVEPLFIHDLTSKMLRLGMIAKDDYYALTAKGQAQLQSGIFEEELELTSSYIQYSPIHQSILDGDLEAFMDLEEFPEVFPYIESEEIDAIEEAMLVDYLQQDLSKQEVAEDEIPTFITNVTSTESIQINDIPVLCFVLYDKKDERFIARVFNTLTGAWDETIEALLFANEKEKWLA
- a CDS encoding AAA domain-containing protein, which translates into the protein MAQNTVALEQMRCHILLTNTAREAMKEHVPDEHAFFNLQQYFITAIEKVSVEDEQTHLTLYFDNDKNTKLKSKFDERVVIMDCVFDVKNGLVAKSFRSRGKGTPVMTNRRAAMKIHFVPSRISGHTYQEKFLEAIDQLPIAQERFDYVNKRISSWEGYLKVLNKNADIDDITARFTSVTYDADFSHMTMRISNVENKQWKQLEGLSARLRGYVQEIGDVVKARRGENTVEIQLKPFYSNLARRNELNFQSEDVEFSNAATKSQLKRLLKGFERLKEGLAANANLENILFEDKPVIAERKKTNTIDFHNQLNPYQQQAVEGAMSAEDLYVIQGPPGTGKTTVISEICYQNAKAGLKTLVASQSNLAVDNALSRLLSNKDIRILRYGRTESIEEEGKKFIEENVATYWQKQTFEAIGHEISLHSKKEALLNEQITAAQMEIQRLEEKQKQLKKQIEQKEAAKAELHVLADKISTLKKELSTNKKSLEENEQTLEKLTNTYEMVASSVENFAAQLAAGETAEELKEKKLQLLQAQETYELHIQESKYIAQYKQFEARMQAVEQKILRAQETTQYEQLIDKIASLKKVYEIEEFMTQYGIRRNYAMDRLLTALERIQPQMEQYKPIKDVRERLQKALNYSETALGIHIDPVQLPMNHSYSMEEVQEFLTKLSMAFRDRKVTPANGTRSIQGIHYRMQYMDHLNEKYMDAIRETVLIFEKLKEEISIQFKEQNSEKAEVLTKLHQEKQTYENQLNVLKTSMNPSIDITQSVEELQDGLATNELEQVKVETQLENRVKIEQQHMQKSEELTVLTEQLALGKEAIEPLTQLIKEINVQGIQLEKRREELEQLTKMNPEQAIIEVNKNITQLNTQITELQVKIELLPVTQELQNEWHGLLEQANAHDLEEIRKLYVKHANVIGTTCVASANKAFMDNYPTFDVVIIDEVSKATPPELLLPMLKGAKIILVGDHHQLPPLVGDATFEETLEQVVKESTTFEQKRELEKLLEESLFERLYKNLPKQNKTMLALQYRMHKNIMSTITPFYENETEGLQCGLEDSDAVRDHYLETSKISRKHHLLWLDIPNKKPFFEERMKEGSSLFNTAELEQIKSQLIELNEATLRAKEQGLIPQDALKSVGVISFYAEQVKRINRLIEQEISVPHLHIRTGSVDKFQGMEMDVIIVSMVRNHDNERGEIGFAKDYRRLNVALSRARELLIMIGSTDMFTKRPKQAQTKAMYAHVLNTVKEQNGYFTT
- a CDS encoding thioesterase family protein, with translation MFVSETTVEIRYAETDQMGVVYHANYLIWAELGRTKLVKDLGFDYAKLEGDGFMSPVIDFSIQYKAAMRYGQIATVRTWIEEHSKVRTTYGYEILHEDGTVAATATSQHILVKKENFRPTALKRIDPIWDAKYTEVARIKA
- a CDS encoding C40 family peptidase, coding for MKKQFLKTAIALSIGFSSFTALPAIIQPMEVSAATSQANQQAVTKKADQLITSAKSLIGKATYSNSVYKPTAPYKFSCASFLMYIFEKNGVDLATYNEDYMMQQGSYVPRSQLQKGDLVFFKSKKTGTDPDHVGMYIGNNKIIHMADSKQNIVISDLNSKPYYTENYVTARRVLPTLMSASTPTKGDAIVERAYANKSKVKMGSVNSDASLKFTSGGFVEYMYRKSGVTLGTKTIAGQMKLGSTVSKANLKKGDLVFFNSVKGSKTPSMVAIYAGDHRLIIPNSDGVITRVMMVDYYKEHYITAKRVF